The window GCGCCGCAGGGCGGCCGACAGCTTGCGGGCTTCGAACTGGGTGGCGGTCGAGGCCTCCATAAGGGCGGCGATCTGGGCCTTGAGCCCGCCGGTCTCCTCGGCGCGGGATTTTTCAACGGCGGTGACCTGGGCCTCGAACTTGGCAAGCGTCTCGGCCACCGGCTTGAGCTGGGCTTCCAGCCGGGCCGTGGCCAGGGCCTCGCGGCTCTTGAAGTTCTCGTCGGCCCGCTTGATCAGGGCCTCGGCCACGGTATTGGCGGTCATGGTCGCCTGCTGGGCGGCCTGGGCGCGGATCAGCTCGGCCTGGGTGGCCGACTGGTCTTCCAGCAGCCGGGCGCGCTCGTCGGCCTGGACCAGTCGGGCATTGAGGTCCCAGGCCCGGGCATCCGCCGCGCTTGCCCGCCGCGTGGCGGACAGGGCCCAGAGCGCGGCCGCGACGGCGATCAGGGCGAAAACAATGGCGAGGATCAGGAACGGATCGGAAAAGTTCATGCTCCGTTCCTAGCCGGAGTCGGGGGCGCGGGGAAGGCGCAGCCTTTGCGCCCAACAGTAAAACCCGCTCTCCCCGGCGAAAGCCGGGGCCCAGATTCAGCCTGAGTATTTGGGGATGATGCGTCTTGGGCCTTGACCAAGCGCGCCCGTCTGTCCGGGTTCGATCTGGGCCCCGGCTTTCGCCGGGGAGAACGGAGTTGGGTCAGTAAGCGCAGTCGGTGAAGACCCGGCTGATGTCGCCCTGCCACTCGCCGTGATAGAGCGCCAGCAGGCGGTCGGCGCGGGTCAGGCCGCTGTCGGCGATCTCTTCGAGTTCGCCCATATAGATGGTCTCGTCGAGGAACCCGCCGTTCATGTGGGCCCGGCCCTTCAGGCCCGACTTGGCGATGGCGACGAAATCCTTCGCCACGTCCTGGGCGGTGCGCCCGGCGATCGGGGCCTTGAGACCCAGAACCGGCACGTCGCGGCGCAGTTGGGCGCGGTCTTCCGGCGTCCAGTCCTTGCAGAGGTCCCAGGCGGCGGCGAGGGCAGCGTCGTCGTAGAAGACGCCGGTCCACAGGGCCGGAAGGGCGCAGAGGCTGCTCCACGGGCCGGCATCGGCACCGCGCATTTCCAGATAGGTCTTCAGGCGGACTTCCGGGAACAGGGTCGTGGTGTGATCGGCCCAGTCCTTGATCGAGGCGCGCTCGCCCGGCAGTTCCTCGATCTTGCCATCGATGAAGTCGCGGAAGCTGCGCCCGGCGAGGTCGATATAGCGGTGACCGCGCTTGGCGAAATACATCGGCACGTCCAGCGCATAGCGGGCGTAGCGCTCGAAATCGAAGCCGTCCTCGAACACGAAATCCAGCAGGCCGGTGCGGTCGGCGTCGGTGTCGGTCCAGACATTGGCGCGGCTCGACAGGAAGCCGTTGGGCTTTCCCTCCGTGAACGGAGAATTGGCGAACAGGGCCGTGGCGATCGGCTGCAGGGCCAGGCTCATGCGGAACTTGGCGACCATGTCGGCTTCGCTGGAGAAGTCGAGATTGGCCTGCACCGTGCAGGTGCGCAGCATCATGTCGAGGCCCAGGCCGCCAACCTTGGGCATGTAGTTGCGCATGATGACGTACCGGCCCTTGGGCATGATCGGCACGTCTTCGCGCTTCCAGACCGGCGAGAAGCCCAGACCCATGAAGCCCAGGCCCAGTTCGTCGGCGACGGTCTTGACCTCGTCGAGGTGCTGGCCGGTCTCCTGGCAGATATCGTGCATGGTCAGCAGGGGCGCGCCGCTGAGCTCGAACTGGCCGCCGGGTTCGAGGCTGACATTGGCCCCGTTGCGCTCCAGCCCGATGATGACCTCGCCTTCCATGACCGGCGTCCAGCCGAAGCGCTGAAGACCGGTCAGCAGGGCGTGGATACCCTTGTCGCCCTCGTAGGGGACGGGGGCGTGGCTGCCGAGATAGTAGCCGAACTTCTCGTGCTCGGCCCCCACGCGGAAGGCCTCCTTCGGCTTGGATCCCGAAGCGAAATAGGCGGTCAGATCGTCGAGCGTCAGAGGACGCTCCTGCAGGCTAGCGGTGTCGGCCATGAGCCGTCTCTCCCCAAGGTCCCATGCGCATAGAGTTGGGAGAGGCCCCTCCCCCCGACCGGCCGCGTGTTCGTAAAGCGCAATTGGGCGTTTTTTTAGAGAACCTCAAGAGGGCGCCGTTGCTTTAGCCTTCCCGCCAGTCGCCGACCGCCGCCTGCCACAGGGTCAGGGCGGAGATCGCGGCGGTATCGGCGCGCAGGATGCGGGGCCCCAGTGACACCGGTATGACGAAGGGCAGAGCCCTCAGGGCCTCGCGCTCCTCGGGTGAAAAGCCGCCCTCGGGGCCGATCAGGATGGCGGCGGGAGCCTGGCTGCCGGCCAGGGCCTGGAAGGCCGGCCGGGCATCGCCCGCCTCGTCGCAGAACACCAGCTTTCGGGCCGGATCCCAGCCGTCGAGGATCTCGGCCAGTTTCTGCGGATCATCCACGGCCGGAACATCCAGCCGCCCGGTCTGCTCGGCGGCCTCCATGGCAATGGCGTCCAGACGACCCAGCTTGACGAAGTCGACATTGGTGCGTCGGGTGATGGTCAGCCGCACCCGGCGCACCCCCAGCTCGGCGGCCTTCTCGACAATGGTCTCGACCCGGCCGCGCTTGACCAGGGCGATGACCAGGTCGAGGTCGGGGCCCAGGGCCATGGGGCGGACCTGTTCGTCGACCTTCAGCAACGACCCGCGCTTGCCGGTTTCGGTCAGGGTGGCGGTCCACTCGCCATCGCGGCCGTTGAACAGCAGCACCTGGGCCCCGATGGCCTGGCGCATCACCGAGGTGAGATAGCGCGACTGGTCGAGGGTCAGGATGACGCCGTAGCCGGGGGCCAGGTCCTGGGGAACAAAAAGACGGATCATGGGCTCCTTCTAGCGCAACTCGATGATCTGGCGGTAGGCTCCCCCCATGACCAAGTCCGCAGACTACGACGAAGAGCTGGCGACCCTGCAACTGGCGCTGATCCGGCTGCAGCAGAAGGCCATCAAGGACGGCTGGAAGATCCTGACCGTGTTCGAGGGCCGCGACGCCGCCGGCAAGGACGGGGCGATCTCGCGCATTGTCGAGCACCTGTCGCGCCGCAACACCATCGTGGCCGCCCTGCCCAAGCCCTCGGACCGCGAGCGCAGCGAATGGTATTTCAAGCGCTATGTCGAATGGCTTCCGGCCAGTGGCGAGACGGTGCTGTTCAACCGCTCCTGGTACAACCGGGCCGGCGTCGAGCCGGTCATGGGCTTCTGCACGCCCGAGCAGCACGCCCAGTTCCTCAAGGATGTCCCGGCCTTCGAGACCCTGCTGGTCGACAGCGGCGTTCGCTATGTGAAGTTCTGGCTGGATATCCGCCGCGACACCCAGGCCGAGCGGCTGAAGGCCCGGGCCGAGGATCCGCTGAAGGCCTTCAAGATCAGCCCGCTCGATGCCGTGGCCCAGGCCAAGTGGGACGACTATACCGCCGCCCGCGACGAGATGCTGACCCGCACCCACACCGAGGCCGCCCCCTGGATCTGCGTCCGCGCCGACCACAAGAAGGCCGCGCGCCTGAACATCATCCGCTGGCTGCTGCACGCGGCCGATGACAGGAAGCTGGTCAAGGGCGTGGCCAAGCCCGACCCCGAGGTGATTTTCCCGTTCGAGGTCTCGGCCCTGAGCGACGGACGGCTGGCGCGGTAAGCAGTCCTTGAATCCCTCTCTCTTTGAGAGAGGGAGGGGCCCGCCGCCACAGGCGGCGGGAGGGTGAGAGGTTTCACCTTATCCGGGAGAGCTCGGTGCGGGGTGAGCAGGCGATGGGGGACTAGAAGCTGTTGTCGCTCCGAATGGTCGGGGCGGAGCCAAAGCCCCGCCCCTCCCAGGCGCTACTGGGGCAGCAGCTTCCAGAAGACGACCTTATCCTCGCCCGATGCATAGAACTCGGGGATGCGAGCGACCTCGACGTAGTCCAGCGTCCTATAGACAGCGCGCGTGCGGTCGAAGTCCGGCAGGCCTGACGTCTCAACTATAAGCACGCGGGCGCTTCGTTTGGACAACGCTTGCTCGAGGTATCGTGTCAGCCGAGACCCCACACCCTTGCCCTGTTCGCTTTCGCGAACCGCGACTAGGAGCAGGTTCCAGGTTCCGTCAGTCATACGTTCCTGCGCGCAATAGACGAGTCCCATAACAGCTTGGGTGTCCACGGCGACGAACCAGAGTTCGTCCGGTGCAACGCCCGTCAGAAACGGCGCTGCCATTTCGTCAAGCATCTCGCCGGGGAAGAGTCCGGTTGTGTTGATGACGTCTTTTGCGGAAGTCAGGTCGTCCGCTGAAAGCGGGCGGATAGTGATGGTGTTCAACGCTTTTCTCGCTTTGATTAGGCATGAGGGTGCGCACGCTGTTTTCCAGCGTCTGCGCTCTGCTCGGGCGCTCTCCTTCGAGAGCGCGCCTAGATCAGGCGTTGCGGTTGAAAACTGACAAAAAACCTCCTGCCCGAGGGCTTCCGCACCATATAGCCAAGCCGAAGCGGCCACAAGATGCCGCCCATGTTCGAGTAGTCCCGGCAGGTCATCAACGTACGATTCAAGATCTGCTCGTGCACCTCAAGGCTAGCGCCGCGCGCTGATCTTCCCGTTCGAGGTTTCAGTCCTCATCGACAGACATATGGCGCGATGCCGTCCCTTGAATCCCTCTCAAAGAGAGAGGGATTTTTTAGCGCCGCTTCCGCATGGCCCGCTCGGCGGCGATTTCCAGATTCTGCACCACCCGATACTGGACGATCTCGCGCACCAGGGCCTCGGGCAGGGGCTTGTCCGGCTGGAAGCGGATCGTGCCCTTGCTGGTGTCGAAATCGGCCAGCTGCTCGGCGAAATGGCTGATCACCGATCCCGCATAGAGGGAGCAGTGTCTGGCCGCCGCGCCGAAATGCACCAGATTGCCGTGCAGCCTGAAGGTCGGCAGGCCATAGCTGATGGCCTCCTCCGCCTCCGGCACGACCGCGCGGATCTGGCGGCGCAGGGCCTCCAGCGCGGCGCGCTGGTCGTCCGGCAGGTCGGCCAGATAGGCCTCGGTCGAGACGGCGGCGGGTTTCAAGGGCGGATCCTCCCTGCGGGCCCTATTTCACCCCATACAGCGCCATGACGTCCTTGCGGAACGCCGCCCCGCTGTCGGGCCGGCTGTAGAACATGTGTCCGCCCGGAT of the Caulobacter henricii genome contains:
- a CDS encoding glutamate--cysteine ligase: MADTASLQERPLTLDDLTAYFASGSKPKEAFRVGAEHEKFGYYLGSHAPVPYEGDKGIHALLTGLQRFGWTPVMEGEVIIGLERNGANVSLEPGGQFELSGAPLLTMHDICQETGQHLDEVKTVADELGLGFMGLGFSPVWKREDVPIMPKGRYVIMRNYMPKVGGLGLDMMLRTCTVQANLDFSSEADMVAKFRMSLALQPIATALFANSPFTEGKPNGFLSSRANVWTDTDADRTGLLDFVFEDGFDFERYARYALDVPMYFAKRGHRYIDLAGRSFRDFIDGKIEELPGERASIKDWADHTTTLFPEVRLKTYLEMRGADAGPWSSLCALPALWTGVFYDDAALAAAWDLCKDWTPEDRAQLRRDVPVLGLKAPIAGRTAQDVAKDFVAIAKSGLKGRAHMNGGFLDETIYMGELEEIADSGLTRADRLLALYHGEWQGDISRVFTDCAY
- a CDS encoding 16S rRNA (uracil(1498)-N(3))-methyltransferase; translation: MIRLFVPQDLAPGYGVILTLDQSRYLTSVMRQAIGAQVLLFNGRDGEWTATLTETGKRGSLLKVDEQVRPMALGPDLDLVIALVKRGRVETIVEKAAELGVRRVRLTITRRTNVDFVKLGRLDAIAMEAAEQTGRLDVPAVDDPQKLAEILDGWDPARKLVFCDEAGDARPAFQALAGSQAPAAILIGPEGGFSPEEREALRALPFVIPVSLGPRILRADTAAISALTLWQAAVGDWREG
- the ppk2 gene encoding polyphosphate kinase 2 — encoded protein: MTKSADYDEELATLQLALIRLQQKAIKDGWKILTVFEGRDAAGKDGAISRIVEHLSRRNTIVAALPKPSDRERSEWYFKRYVEWLPASGETVLFNRSWYNRAGVEPVMGFCTPEQHAQFLKDVPAFETLLVDSGVRYVKFWLDIRRDTQAERLKARAEDPLKAFKISPLDAVAQAKWDDYTAARDEMLTRTHTEAAPWICVRADHKKAARLNIIRWLLHAADDRKLVKGVAKPDPEVIFPFEVSALSDGRLAR
- a CDS encoding GNAT family N-acetyltransferase — protein: MNTITIRPLSADDLTSAKDVINTTGLFPGEMLDEMAAPFLTGVAPDELWFVAVDTQAVMGLVYCAQERMTDGTWNLLLVAVRESEQGKGVGSRLTRYLEQALSKRSARVLIVETSGLPDFDRTRAVYRTLDYVEVARIPEFYASGEDKVVFWKLLPQ
- a CDS encoding iron chaperone codes for the protein MKPAAVSTEAYLADLPDDQRAALEALRRQIRAVVPEAEEAISYGLPTFRLHGNLVHFGAAARHCSLYAGSVISHFAEQLADFDTSKGTIRFQPDKPLPEALVREIVQYRVVQNLEIAAERAMRKRR